aagggtcaAGCCCTGAGTTTCCCCCACATTTATAAGATAAGAAAGAGTGAGGAACCAGcaagagaacatgaaaaaaaCAGCCAATGGTGATGGCATGAGTTATTGACCCTTGCCCATCCCCTGGCCCACCTGCATCCCCCTCTTCTGTTGTGACTGAGCTAGGGCAACTGCTGTCTCTAAGATGTGGGGCCGAATCTCATTCCCCCTCTCCAGTTCTGCTTTAGACCcaagaaatagttaaaatgaagTGTATAAAAGTCTTAATTTGCAGGGATACAAACatgaaatggttttgtttttctctttgcatatACCCCCCTCCCTTGTCAAATCCCATGGTCTACCTTTTAAAAAGACCATTTGGGGAGATTCCAACTTAGCAGACCTTTTCAGTTATTAGGGAATAAAAAATCCTCAGCCCATTTAAAAACTCTAATCTTCTAGCAATATATGCTCTTCTACTCCTTGAAGACCATAGGTTATGGCCCAAGCCACCCAGAGTAGGAAGGAGGGTATTAGCCTGCTGCCTAACTCCCTCTCCTTCATCCCAGCAGGTGGGGAAGGCGGGGTTCTTCTCAGTAACCTCATCCTGCCTTCTCCTCTTTGTTGGGTGTTAATTTTCTCTACCCAGCCCTTTGTCATCCTCTGTAGGGTGGGTCTCTAAATGCTGGCTCTcctaagacacacacacatgagttCTCTGAGGGTTCTTTGAGGTCTCTCCACTGCTGAGTAGGATGATGTGGGAGGTCTGGCTCCAGGTCAGcctcttcccccatccccactctcACCAGTGCTGCTTGTTCTGGGTTCCCTTGCCCAGAAAGATGGGTACCTTCCATGGTGGCCATTTAGCTCTCAGGAGTGTGTCCTTGCCATGCACAGTTTTGGGATGTGGCAGCCTGTGCcagccctctctctcccccaccatctctctccaattctcttgctctctgcaaAGATAGACTCCACCACACCACCACAGATGGGACCTCATGATTTCTACAACCCCTTCTTCTTCCACCACCCAAATGCCAGCCTTCTAGAAAATGTGAGGTAAAAGGCTGAGTGGATGGATGATGGGAGCAGGTGTCTCTTCTTAAGCTCTTAAGGTGGGCATCTGACCCTGCTGCTGGAGGCGGTCTTTGGAATGTGGGCCTTCAGTGCTTCCTTGTCCTCATTTCTGGACCCTGGTCACCAATTATGGAACACCTGGAAGGTCCCTGTTCAACATGCTAGTGAAGAAATCTCTTTGGCATGCAGGAATAAGGAAGGTCTGGAGATGACTAGAGAGGCggagacagggaggagagttGGCCTGACAGGGAAAGTTAAAGAAACTGGGAGAGCCTCTTCCTTCTTTACTGTGCCTACTTCTTCTCCCTGACAAGCCCACATTTGGTCACACAGCAGAGCAGAATCCTTGGTCCAGGGTCAAGGAGGGGAGACAAGGATCTGTTCCCATCAGCGAGACCCCTGACTCAGTCTAACATTCTTCCCTCTCTGACCCCTTAGCCTCCACAACCAGGAGAAGTACTCCTCTTAGACAGCTGGCCAATATCCTCAAGAGCAGAATTGTTGTCACATCGGGCCCAGCCCCCACCTCAGGCCCTGATGCCCCTTTCACCACCAGCATGACAGTTTTCACTCCTGGCCTCCTCACCTTGACCAGTCTCGTGCCCCCGACTGCCTCAGAGTCCATCAGACTGACCTCCATGACAGGCTTCAGCTTCACCAGCCCTGGCCCTTCTACCATGGGGCCCAGCAGGGCCGTGGAATCCCAGACAGTGACTGTGTCTCCAAGCGATGCCAGAGCCTCCTCTGCTGCCCCAGCATCCATCTCCACCAGGGCTGGGCATCTGCAAACCAGATCACCCACCACAGGAATGTGCCACACCGGCGGGTCTCTCCTCAACAAATTATCCCCTGTCAGGTACCTGTGGGTCCTGGGCTTGGGTGGCTTTTGACCACATCCAGCAACAGTAACTGGTGCCTGAATAGACCTCAAGGTGCAGATGTGATAGCAGAGCTTTCCTTTTCAGGAGGTCGGTCTGGCCTGATGCTGAATGGGAGGTCGTGGGAGGCCAGATGTCAGGCTGGAGAGAGGACATAGAGGATGACAGTGAGAAGTGAGGGTTGGATGGGTCAGCATGAGTCTgtgggtggagaggagaaggttgGGGCAGGACATGGATGTGACTTGGGAGTAGAAAGTGGGAAATGGTGGATGCTTTAATGGGCTCCCCCAGAAGCAGCCTCTGGGACCTGGGGTACTGGAAAGAGCAGGggtaagggagaaagagaagcagttgGTAGAGAACCTAATCAAGCTGGCCACTACTGTGGGCAGCAGAGCACAAGCCTAGAGGAAGCTCTGGGGCCCAGGATCAGACTCCCGGCTGAAGGGCGAGGGAGCTGGGGTATTAATACACCAACTCTTACACCAACACTCCTCGTATTGATCATCAGTGAAGGGCTGCCTGCAAAGAGGTGGCAAAGAGACTGTACTGACAGGAGAAGGTCCAAGGGCTGAAAAAAATTTAGATGGAGGTGCTGAGGGCTGGTGCAAGGGCATATAGATTGTGCACCTACCACATCTGCTTCAGAGGACAAAGGAGGGAAGGGCCATGAGGAGAGGCTCTCACTACAAGGAGAGCAAGACTCTCAGTTTCTTCTGTCACAAATGGGGGTCTCTTAGATTTCTCATCCTCAGTGAGCAGGTTTGGGGGAACAATGGAGGGAAGGTGCTAAAGTGGAGAGATGCCCTTCTCCACCTGGGACTTCTTCCCCTGACCTCTGAGCTCCTCACTTCCTTCTGCCATGGCTGCATCCCCAAGGAAGGGAGGCAGTCACTCCCACCAGGGCTGTGAGGATTTCTCCTGGTCCCGGCTCTTCTTACGTGGCATCCAGAAAGACATGGGTcggggtggggcacctggatgctcaGTGCCTCCCCGCTCTGTCCTGTCCCCTCAGGCACCAGGATTCGTATTCCATTGTGCTCCCGGGGTTGCTGATCTTCCTCCCAGTGTCTCTGATGGTGATCGTGGTCTATGGGCTCTGGAAGAAGAGACACAGGGGAAGTGAGTACAACCCACTCTCCCGTCCTccggcagggaggggcagagcacgGGGGCTTGACACACTTGCCAAAGCGCCTGACTGCACTCTGTCCCCAAGTGGTCTGTCATCATCTGCATCCAGCCACAAGGACTGCTCAgcacccaggcagagggaggagggtggggggagggcaggcaggcaggaacaGCATGGCATGACCCTCCAGGGCTGAcctggcaggaagcagagggcagagccAGAAGAGGAGTGGACTGGCCCAGGCAGGAGCCCTGCCCCTCTGCATCTCTCTCCTTGTCTTCACAGGCTACAGGGTGTGCAATAATCCTGCTAGACCCTGGAGGGACCCACTTGGAAGACTGGAGCCTCCATGGAAGCCTGCTTGGTCTGAGGCAACTTAACTATGGATTGCGTGAGCTCCTCCTGGAGGGGCCTTTGGAGGCCAGAGGAGGATGAAGACGGGGGCCTGTTTGAACTGGAACCCAGCTGAGGGCTGAGGACTTGCTCAAGGCTGGACTCAGGCCTCTCCAGAACCAGAGGCTGCTCTTCACCCACTCAGTCCTCTTGGGCTGCCGGGGGCCTGGGACAGCCCCCAGATTGGGGGTACCAGGCAGGAAACCCCAGGGGAATCCACCGAGGGGAATCAGCTCAGAGCCGCAGAGCCCTGGGTCCCCTCTGGGTAGTGGGGAAGACTTGACGGTGCTGTACACAGAGGGTTCTGTGGGCCTCAGAACCCCTTGCTATGGAGCAGAGGGGGAGCGGACAGGTGAACGGCTGCCCTCTCCCCATCTGGAACCCTGTGTCCTCAgctttcctctgctcccctcaaGCTTCCCCATGTGCTTGGGGAAGCAAAAGAGTCCCAGAGGCAATCAGTGTCTCAAGGGTCCTGCCATGGAGGGGAAGGAACAGCGACCAAGAGCTGGAGGTCCACAGGGCTGTTGGCAGTAGGGGACCCCAGCGCAGTTCAAGTTCCCCATCCACAGGGTCCCGTGACCTCTGATGGGCCTCTAGATGTGTCCTGCCCTGACCATAGCTGCTTGTCACTCAAGTCCTGGGAACCAGCAGAGCCCACCCTCCCACTGGTGCTACCCATTGGCCAGCTCTCCAGGGAAAGCTGTGACCAGGCTTCCCAGAGCTGCATGGTGTCAGGATCAGCCCGTCCCCAGACTGGTGTGTAGAGGCTGCACTCAGGGCCCTCTCCCCCCAGTTCCCAGCTCCAGGTCTGAGCTCCCACAGGAGAATGAGAGCCCTCCAGAGTCCACTGCAGGGGAGGCCATGGTTCAGAGAAAGAGTAGATCATCTGCCTTCCCCTGGGACTCCCTGTCCCCTGGGAAGAGAGGAGCTACTTGCGACCCAGCAAGGACAGCTTGGAACAGAGCATAGCtggaggaacacctgggtggggTAGGGGTAGGGAGGATGGAGCTGAGGAGCCTTGATGGGGGCCCAATGGCTCAAGGAGTCTGGCCTCAGCTTcactggctcctggctcagacTTGTCCTCTTCCACAGTGAGGACTGGAGAATATGGGCTGGCTTTGTCCCATGGAACAGGGGCTCTACCAGCCTGAGCATCTGGAATAAGCCCCCAGGGATTGATATGACATCTTCACTCCCCACCCTGGGACAGGGACCTCCCAGGTGGGGGAGCAAATGTCATAGTCAGGAGAGTGACACAGCTCAGGCCTTGATGGGTAGCTGGGAGACCACTCCAGAATGgatttggggagagagaaaggggccgGAGATAATCCCGGGGGACTGCACGGAGGAGGCACCTCTTTCCTATGTCCAGGAGAGGGCACTAGAGGAGAGACTCAGATTGAGGAACTGACAAACCTGGtgccaggacacacacacacacacacacaccaccctccccagccccctcatCCTCCCTACAAGGAGAGGGTGGCCATGACCTTGGTGTCTAACTAGGAGGGGGCTTAATATCCCTGGGGGAAAATAGCTCCCTAAGAGCCCCCCTCCATTCGCGATCCTACAACAGCACACTGACCGCACTGCCTCATCTGAGAATCCTGTGAGAGAACAGCAGAGGGCTTAGGACTGCGGCCCAGTGAGGCCACCTGTCTGTGTAACCCTGTGTGAGTCACTAACCCTGCTGGCTCTCATTTTCGTCTCTTGTGAAAGGGGACACTAATGCCTAcctctcaagactgcctttgGGATAAAAAGGAGTCACCTGAACCTCACGCACCTGAGTAAATGCCTCGTGATTGCTGGCCTGCAAGCTCTCCTCCAGCTCCAGTGGTCTTTGTCTGCACTGAAGACCTTTGGATCCTATTTCACTGTTTTGTGCTCAACtggaaggggcaagggagggcagaggggcacATGGGCACATGTCAGGCCTCACATTGTGGGCACTGGACCCAGGCAGAGGCATTTGGCTGTGCCCTGATGCTAGGCAGGGAAGCTGTGAGGAGACCTGCCATCCGTTTTTGCCCAGGATGAGAGGCTCCTGGAacggagggagtggggggagcctCCGTGGAGGAGCCTGCGCCACGTGCCCACCCACAGATCCTGCTCCCACATGAACCCCACAGTAAGAACTCAGGGCACTTAGAAAGTGCTCTAGatgccctgcccctgctctccacCTTCGGTGGGCCCTGAGGGGCTTCTTTGGACCTCCAGTGCTCTGGGACATTGTCCTCAAAGCCCCAGcacttcattttctccttcctgctcctcctcctcgccTTGGAGCTGCAGGAGGCCCCAGAGCCCGGACAgacagagggcagggaagggtgGGACACCTGCGAGTATTGAACGGGCCAGGGCTGCCGCTGCCTTTAGTGGGTAAGGCAGTGAAGCTTCCTGAACAGTGGTCTGTGATGATGGGACACACCTGTGAAGGGCTTCCTGTCGTGACCAAGGGCaaggacacattaaaaaaaacaaacaaacaaaccagcacTGAGGGGGTTTTCCTCTGCAGAGCATGGCAGGTGAGTCCATCACCATGGGGCACACATGCCCCCACAGGGACGCCAGCAAGCAAGCCTCAGGGTTACAGTTCTCCCATATGGCTGCATGGTGCTGAGTCGGGGATGCTTCTCCTTCAGGCTGATGTACTTCTTACCCCACTGCTGGGAGTAGTGAGAGTCCCTCTGGGGGCTGCTGCAGCTGCACAGAGCCAGGCCCTTCCCGGAGAGGCCTGAAGGTGGCCACGTGCCACCGCCCACTCCCAAAGGGCCGCTGCAGGGCCTGAAGCTCCATCATTCCCTTGCCATCCTGGAGAGCCTCCTGTCCTCGGAAGTCCTCACACCCTGAGCTTCCTGTTGTCCTGTTCTGCTTCCTGTCCTCCTAGTCCCGGCTTGTTCCCTGGGCACCTTAGGCCTGCTGTGCTCATCTCCACCTCAGAGTCTGCACACCACATGCCTGACCTGCCACGTTGCATTTTCACggggttttcttctttctgggttGTAAAGAACCTGTGATTATAGTAGCTCTTCTAATGACAATTATTCCTTAAAATGTGCTTGATGACTGTGGTCCTTTGACAAATGCTTATGGAGTGATTATGGCAGGCTGGGAACTGGGGAACTGGGGTGACCTGGAGGAGGAACCCCCCCAGGTCCCATCCTCCTGCATCCATCTCCCCCCACCGATTATGTCCCCAGCTTCACTCTCTCCCACCCCTACCAGGGGCATTCCCTGTACCTCCATTTCCAGAAatgactctccctctcctttctcctcggTCCCTCCAATCCCCACAGAGTTCCCCAGCTCCCAGACAGGCCTGGGCAGGAAGTCTCGGACCACTGGGCACCTCCAAAGGTCCCCTAACTCTGTCACTCACCTGCAGCTGGACCTTTTTACTTGCAGGGAGGACTTGGGAACGGGAGGAAGTGGTAGGTTAGAGGGGAaagcagaaaggagaaatagGTTCTGGTTTCAACAGTTTCTTCCTGGACTTTCACAGCTTTCTACATTCTAACCCCAGTGCAGCAAGGAGGAAGAGGCTGGGCAAGAGTCAGCTGACAGAAGCTTCAGAATCCCCTGGAGCCTCAGCTCTGAGACTGGAGCCGGCACACATGTCGCACCTGCAGCACGAGGCTCCTGCTTACAGGCCAAGACCTCTCCTACTCCCAGGCCTCCCGCTGCCCCCTGGAGGACTTGGGCTCCCTCAGCTCTTCTTCCTGGACAAGTGAGAGTGGCTAGGCCAAATCCCCATCCCTGCGCCCCAGCTCCGGCTCCCTCTCCTCAGGGcttccctgctcccaccccagctCAAGAAGAGGGCCCATGGCCTGGGAGGCCACATGCCTGCTGCCGCCTGTCCTGCTGGTGCTCCTGGCCTCAGGTGATgaggggggctgagggagggaaaggggcaggaggagggagatggCCAGGTGAGGTGGCCATGAGAGGGGCCATGCAGAGGGACGGCCGGGGCACCCTCCTGCCAGCCCCACCATGTCTGAGGGGTGGCTCCCTGATGTGAGAGTGTACTTTCAGGCTCATGGGGACAGAAGCCAGAGATGCTGCATCTCCTGGAAGGGGACTCCTTCTCTGTGAAGTGCCTGTACCCGCCCCAGAAAGGCTCAGAAGCCGTGAAATTCTGGTGCAAGTGGGACTTATCACGTACCTGTACCCTGTTAGCCACCTCACCCCAACTCTGGGGGAAGCCTCAAAACTCCATTGAGGATAAAGTCGGACGGGGCTACTTCATCGTCACCATGACCAAGCTCAGGGTAGAAGACTCTGGATCTTATTCATGTGGAATCTACAAATCCTCCAGGaaattttttcacagaaacatccaTCTGGTGGTATCTCGGGGTGAGTCCTTTCCCTTCTTTGTGTGGTTCTCAATCATCCTGAGTCACAAGATGTTAGAGCTAGAAAGGACTCCAAAATAGTTGTCTCAGTGCTCTCACAGCCCAAAATGGGTTGCCCCTTGCCCAGAGTCACCTCTGGTGAAGGGCAGATCAGGCACCAGAACTCAGACCTGCTGGCTCCCGTGGTTCTTCCTTTCCCATCACATGCATTTCTctgaacatttttgttgttaagaACAAGACTCCTCCACTGGTTTGTAATGACTGTAAAGCCTTCTCAGGTTTGAGCAAGACTGGCTGATTCGGCCATCCCCAGGCATCCCGACTCTTGGCCCTAACCCCAGCTTTCTCTCAAAGGGTAGTGCTTGAGTTGCAGGTGGCTGGGTGGATTAAGAAATGTGGACAGACAGGAGCCAACTAGGGAGGCAGACACGGGACTCTGGAGATGAGACAGGGAGGTGTGGTGGCCAAGGGCTCAGAGAGCCTGTGTCCTCACCCTGGACCTGCTCCTTAGGGTCGTCAGGTCCTTAAGGCTCCTTAAGGCTCAGGTGGGAAGCTGGGTGATAGTCTTGACTGAGGCCCTGGTGTTTATCCTGAAAAATCTCAGACTTACAAAGCCCCCGCTGTGTTTCCCTGTGATGGCCAGGGCTTGAATGGCATCTTCCCAGACCAGCTGCCAAGCCTGCTCAGCCATCTGGTGAGCTGGGCACCCAGAGGACCCTGGTCAGCTGCTTGGTCAATCACCAACCACCCAAGCCATGGCTCACTGTCCACTCCATGTACGGCAGGGGCTACACCCTGGAAGGGAAATCAAACACCTTAAGACTCTATCCTGTGCTGGAGGAGCCCACAGCATCCCCTGCTGATCCCTGCACCCAAGGCCGACACAGAAGTGAAGGGTTAAGTTGGTGGGTGGTAGGTGGTGTAATGGAAGCATGTTGGATGATGGCCCAGTGAAGGGAGGGACCAGGTTGCTGGAGAAAGCAGTGGTATGGATTCTCCCAAAGGAGGTGATACCACTTGGGCCTTATGAGTGAGCAGGAATTGATCCAGAAGAGacagaagtggggtggggggtgggagggacgcATTTTCGATTGAGAGTGCGTAACATGGTCAAGAACAATGAAAACGGAAGAGACTGTAGTATATCCAATATACTAGTGACAGTGTGATCCTAACCTAAAGCCTCTCACACTGGAGCACTTGACTGAGAGGGAAATCCCACACAGAGTAACTCCCGCATAGAGGGCCTGGTGCAGGGCATGAGGCGTGGTGCTTCTCAGAGTCCTCACCTGGCCCAGGGCCCTGTATGGGCTCCTCTTTTCCAGGGCCAAGGACTAACGATGGGGAGCCTGAAAAGTGGGGCAAACACATGGGAGTGCTCCCCTCATTGTCATCTCTTACAGCTTCAATTCTGCCTACTGCCAGGAACACCAGTGGGACCACAGCCTGGACTTCTGCCACCAGCCCTGTCACTGACAGGTACTCTGTCCCCATCTTCCCTGCCCTCCACGTCCTCCTACCCATGGCCAGCTGTGGCAAATTCCCTCCAGCTGCCACATCCCCACCGCTATCTGGCTCTCAAGGGATGAAATGGGAGTCACACCATTTGCACCAGGTTGCTTTGCCtctttaaacctcagttttctcatctgcagaatggggccAATGACATCCTCACGTTATAGCAGGTGCCTGCTTGCCTTTGGCATGTTGACATTTGGTGTGAGGGGTGTCCTGTGCACCATAGGCTATTTGGCAACATCCCTGACCCCTACTCATTAGTAGCAGCAGTGCCAATCTCCCCCTGGATCGCCCAGTTGCGACAACAAAATCCAAGCGTGTATTGCTAAGCTTGCCTTGGGAGACACAAGCACCGCCAGTTGGCAACCACCGCTGTACAGAGGGCTGTGAAGATGAGGTAGAATTGGGTCTGACTCAATGCCAGCCGTGTGACCAGGGCTGCCtcattttcctctcccctcttccagcCTATCTCTATCCCAAAGCTGCCAGGGTCCCGGGAAAGGGTGCACTTTGTAGTAACTACAGTCCATGGCCTGATTTCCTCTGTCATCCTGCCTGATGGTTTCTAGGCCCCAGCCCCCGGGAGTGACCC
The sequence above is drawn from the Mustela nigripes isolate SB6536 chromosome 5, MUSNIG.SB6536, whole genome shotgun sequence genome and encodes:
- the TREML2 gene encoding trem-like transcript 2 protein gives rise to the protein MAPTFLLLLLGLLWFQRPVSGVPAENVYTKVQHFEGETLSVQCSYKSRKNHMEGKVWCKIRRKRCEPGFARGWVQGTRYQLQDDPKAKVVKITMAALRRQDSGRYWCMRNSSGTLYPLTGFLLEVSPASTTRRSTPLRQLANILKSRIVVTSGPAPTSGPDAPFTTSMTVFTPGLLTLTSLVPPTASESIRLTSMTGFSFTSPGPSTMGPSRAVESQTVTVSPSDARASSAAPASISTRAGHLQTRSPTTGMCHTGGSLLNKLSPVRHQDSYSIVLPGLLIFLPVSLMVIVVYGLWKKRHRGSYRVCNNPARPWRDPLGRLEPPWKPAWSEAT
- the LOC132018074 gene encoding uncharacterized protein LOC132018074, whose product is MAWEATCLLPPVLLVLLASGSWGQKPEMLHLLEGDSFSVKCLYPPQKGSEAVKFWCKWDLSRTCTLLATSPQLWGKPQNSIEDKVGRGYFIVTMTKLRVEDSGSYSCGIYKSSRKFFHRNIHLVVSRASILPTARNTSGTTAWTSATSPVTDSPQGNWQLIVPSSTLGVLLVLVLILLMILYFRKARRSAAKGEDKSHHIYNNIAVQKEPGTEHRKDLSPRQRRSQLSWGSDQQKGSDEDTGAICYASLIHLNQFGPEDSIYVNTQPKLKPMPDPLLTVEYACIPGTRPQPTKSTAPDRELKS